Proteins encoded within one genomic window of Fusobacterium perfoetens:
- a CDS encoding DUF3343 domain-containing protein codes for MKLQERFIVISADSTHFVISLEKILLENDIQCRIIPLPVEISANCGLAVKLDEKYLDRAREIILKNSFLVKVALIEKNGLKKNITELEIGGESSAE; via the coding sequence ATGAAGTTACAAGAGAGATTTATAGTGATTTCTGCCGATTCCACTCATTTTGTTATAAGTCTTGAAAAAATCTTATTAGAAAATGATATTCAATGTAGAATAATACCACTTCCAGTAGAGATTTCTGCAAACTGTGGGTTGGCTGTGAAATTAGACGAAAAATATTTAGATAGAGCTAGAGAGATTATCCTAAAAAATAGTTTCTTGGTTAAGGTGGCTCTAATTGAAAAAAACGGACTTAAAAAAAATATTACTGAATTAGAGATTGGGGGAGAAAGTAGTGCTGAATAA
- a CDS encoding SDR family NAD(P)-dependent oxidoreductase, which produces MNILITGVTKGIGLALTKEFVRRGDRVFGVARTLSRLKDLEKKYSQSFIPLNYDISLEENIDKIFKYLEENSIKIDILVNNAGVGALGKFQDISLADNQRVINLNILSLVNMTHKFLNYKKYDKFTGIINISSTGAFQVGGPYFATYYGTKSFVSSFTNSLITENPKTKEKDFRIMGVYPGPTSTEFVGMKDEKSFYIMDSQKVASIIIDDFFKGKDICIPGVFNKFLVILGKFIPRKLELKLLEKIQLKKIKKI; this is translated from the coding sequence ATGAATATATTAATAACTGGAGTTACAAAAGGGATTGGTCTAGCACTTACCAAAGAATTTGTAAGAAGAGGGGACAGAGTTTTTGGAGTGGCTAGGACTTTATCTAGATTAAAAGATTTAGAAAAAAAATATTCCCAAAGCTTTATCCCTCTAAACTATGATATATCTTTGGAAGAAAATATTGATAAAATCTTTAAATATTTAGAAGAAAATAGTATAAAAATAGATATTTTGGTAAATAATGCTGGGGTTGGAGCTTTAGGGAAGTTTCAAGATATTTCTCTTGCTGACAATCAAAGGGTTATCAATCTTAATATTTTGTCCCTTGTAAATATGACACATAAATTTTTAAACTACAAAAAATATGATAAATTTACAGGAATAATAAATATATCTTCTACTGGGGCTTTTCAAGTAGGTGGACCATATTTTGCCACTTACTATGGTACAAAATCCTTTGTTAGCTCCTTTACAAATAGCTTGATAACTGAAAATCCCAAAACTAAAGAAAAGGATTTTAGAATAATGGGAGTTTACCCCGGACCAACTAGTACAGAGTTTGTAGGAATGAAAGATGAAAAGAGCTTTTATATTATGGACTCTCAAAAGGTGGCTAGTATTATTATAGATGATTTCTTTAAGGGAAAGGATATTTGTATCCCCGGAGTATTTAATAAGTTTTTGGTTATTCTAGGGAAGTTTATCCCAAGAAAGTTGGAACTAAAACTTTTGGAAAAAATCCAATTAAAGAAAATAAAAAAAATTTAA
- the yedF gene encoding sulfurtransferase-like selenium metabolism protein YedF has translation MVKVNAVGFVCPVPVIMTKKALNEIAEGEVEVLVDNETAKQNLEKLAKELGYEFKSCEVDGNFQVIINKKPNEDKKETKEENIVVVIDSDEMGKGDEELGKILVKGFIYSLTEMETLPKTVILYNKGVLLATVNENTIEDLKKLESMGVEVISCGTCANYYHVQDKLQVGSLTNMYTIVDRQFKATKLIRV, from the coding sequence ATGGTAAAAGTAAATGCAGTTGGATTTGTTTGTCCAGTACCTGTTATTATGACAAAAAAAGCTCTAAATGAGATTGCAGAGGGAGAAGTTGAAGTTTTAGTTGACAACGAAACAGCTAAACAAAACTTAGAAAAATTAGCTAAAGAGCTTGGATACGAGTTTAAATCTTGTGAAGTTGACGGAAATTTCCAAGTTATTATCAATAAAAAACCAAATGAAGATAAAAAAGAAACTAAAGAGGAAAATATAGTTGTAGTTATCGACTCTGATGAAATGGGAAAAGGAGACGAAGAGCTTGGAAAAATATTAGTAAAAGGATTTATCTATTCTTTGACAGAGATGGAAACTTTACCAAAAACAGTTATCCTTTATAACAAAGGGGTTTTACTTGCAACTGTAAATGAAAATACTATTGAAGATTTGAAAAAACTTGAAAGTATGGGTGTTGAAGTAATCTCTTGTGGTACTTGTGCAAACTACTATCACGTTCAAGACAAGTTACAAGTTGGAAGTTTAACAAATATGTACACTATCGTTGATAGACAATTTAAGGCTACAAAATTAATAAGAGTTTAA
- a CDS encoding DUF1848 domain-containing protein yields MIISVSRRTDIPAFYSDWFFNRLEEGFVYVKNPMNINQIRKISLKKEDVDCFVFWTKNAIPLTTEENLIKLKDYKYYFQYTISPYGKDVEPCVIDKKKIIENFIFLAKTIGKEKMVFRYDPIFLSEKYNLDYHFRAFERLCEKLGNYTEKCVISFVDLYKKTERNTKSLRIRVPKEDEKIEIVKKFVKIANKYNMVIETCSENGDFSKYGVQKGKCIDDRLISKILGINVYDKKDKFQREECGCIKSYDIGEYNTCIHGCLYCYANFNKEKAIENYKLHNKNSKLLIGEVGANATINEAKKESILKKIKKVQDTNDKQLTLV; encoded by the coding sequence ATGATAATAAGTGTAAGTAGAAGAACAGATATACCAGCTTTTTATAGTGATTGGTTTTTTAATAGATTAGAAGAGGGATTTGTCTATGTAAAAAATCCTATGAACATCAATCAAATAAGAAAAATTAGTCTAAAAAAAGAAGATGTAGATTGTTTTGTATTTTGGACAAAAAACGCTATTCCTTTGACAACAGAGGAAAATCTAATAAAATTAAAAGATTACAAATACTATTTTCAATATACAATCTCCCCTTATGGAAAAGATGTAGAGCCTTGCGTAATTGATAAAAAAAAAATTATAGAAAATTTTATCTTTTTGGCAAAAACTATTGGAAAAGAAAAAATGGTCTTTAGATATGATCCAATATTTCTAAGTGAAAAATATAATTTAGATTATCATTTTAGAGCTTTTGAAAGATTATGTGAAAAATTGGGAAATTATACTGAAAAGTGTGTAATAAGTTTTGTGGACTTGTATAAAAAAACAGAGAGAAATACAAAGTCTTTAAGAATAAGAGTTCCAAAGGAAGATGAAAAAATAGAGATAGTTAAAAAATTTGTTAAAATAGCTAATAAATATAATATGGTTATAGAAACTTGCTCTGAAAATGGGGATTTCTCTAAATATGGTGTACAAAAAGGAAAATGTATTGATGACCGTTTGATTTCAAAAATTTTAGGGATAAATGTCTATGATAAAAAAGATAAATTTCAAAGAGAGGAGTGCGGTTGTATAAAAAGTTATGATATAGGAGAGTATAACACTTGTATTCACGGTTGTTTATATTGCTATGCTAACTTTAACAAAGAAAAAGCAATCGAAAATTATAAATTACATAACAAAAATTCTAAACTATTAATCGGAGAAGTCGGTGCAAATGCCACTATTAACGAGGCTAAAAAAGAAAGTATCTTAAAAAAAATAAAAAAAGTCCAAGACACAAATGATAAACAATTAACATTGGTTTAA
- the selD gene encoding selenide, water dikinase SelD: protein MGPEALSNILETIPVKEDKNLLVGYEKSDDASVYQISDDKAIIQTLDFFTPMVDDPYIFGQIAAANSLSDVYAMGGKPITAMNIVCFPEREDVNILKEILRGGAEKILESGAVLSGGHSIYDQEIKYGLSVTGVCSPKKILKNHGSCEGDILVLTKPLGTGILTTASKMGELTDEQMKEVIKNMTTLNKYAGEIITKYPVTACTDITGFGFLGHLYEMASSSEKTFIIESQYVPYLSGAKEFAKDFYITGSGQRNRKSLEGKVKFENIPFEIEEILFDPQTSGGLLFSVPVEYITYVMEELSGLEIKSAIVGSVEKKGEFSIIVR, encoded by the coding sequence ATAGGGCCAGAGGCTCTTTCAAATATATTAGAAACTATACCAGTAAAAGAGGATAAAAATTTATTAGTTGGCTACGAAAAGTCTGATGATGCAAGTGTGTATCAAATTTCAGATGACAAAGCTATTATCCAAACTTTAGATTTTTTCACTCCAATGGTTGATGACCCATATATTTTTGGACAGATAGCGGCGGCTAACTCTCTAAGTGATGTTTATGCTATGGGTGGAAAACCTATTACAGCTATGAATATAGTTTGTTTTCCAGAAAGAGAAGATGTAAATATTTTAAAAGAGATACTAAGGGGAGGAGCTGAGAAAATCCTTGAGTCAGGAGCAGTCCTAAGTGGTGGACACTCTATCTATGACCAAGAGATAAAATATGGACTTTCTGTAACTGGGGTTTGTTCTCCCAAAAAAATTCTAAAAAATCACGGCTCTTGTGAGGGAGATATATTAGTCCTTACTAAACCTTTGGGGACTGGGATTTTGACAACAGCCTCAAAAATGGGGGAACTAACTGATGAACAGATGAAAGAGGTTATAAAAAATATGACCACTCTTAACAAATATGCTGGGGAGATAATCACAAAATATCCTGTAACAGCTTGTACAGATATTACAGGTTTTGGATTTTTAGGACACCTTTACGAAATGGCTAGCTCTTCAGAAAAAACTTTTATTATCGAAAGCCAGTACGTACCATATCTAAGTGGTGCTAAGGAGTTTGCAAAGGATTTCTACATCACTGGTAGTGGTCAAAGAAATAGAAAATCTTTAGAAGGAAAGGTAAAGTTTGAAAATATCCCTTTCGAGATAGAGGAGATTTTATTTGACCCTCAGACATCAGGAGGACTTTTATTCTCTGTACCAGTGGAGTATATAACTTATGTTATGGAAGAATTAAGTGGTTTGGAGATAAAATCTGCAATCGTTGGAAGTGTAGAGAAAAAAGGGGAGTTTAGCATAATAGTAAGATAG
- the selA gene encoding L-seryl-tRNA(Sec) selenium transferase, with protein MKERLLRSLPKVDILLKDKDLQNIKESVDYYTFLWCIKNVLESFRENIKNSNDKDLEKLSNNLLVSIKKSIIELIQKEKRKRLQKVFNGTGTIIHTNLGRSVFSKKIAKNISDILSSYTNLEYNIERGERGSRYENLEKLICKVTQCEGALVVNNNAGAVLLTLNEFSQGKNAIISRGELVEIGGSFRVPEIIKFSGARLLEVGTTNRTHLEDYESAIDETSGVLLKVHTSNYKIKGFTKDVPLADLVELGKKKNLLVIEDLGSGNLIEFTKYGVIQEPTIKKSLECGASLVMFSGDKLLGGCQAGIIVGKKHLIDRLKKNQFLRTIRVDKITIAILENIFRAYLDEKEAVKNIPTLRMITEDKKDVEKKAYKLSKLLNNKNISHSVIPTKATIGGGSMPEEEIESFGIEFKGDISPNRLEEYFRKNPVSIIGRIEKNRFFIDMKTIFDDDIEELSENIERVFLERGIK; from the coding sequence ATGAAAGAAAGATTGCTTAGAAGTCTGCCAAAGGTGGATATTCTGCTTAAAGATAAAGATTTACAAAATATCAAAGAAAGTGTAGACTACTACACTTTTTTGTGGTGTATAAAAAATGTTCTAGAAAGTTTTAGAGAAAATATCAAAAATTCGAATGATAAAGATTTAGAAAAACTATCTAATAATCTTTTGGTTAGTATTAAAAAATCTATTATAGAACTTATCCAAAAGGAAAAAAGAAAAAGACTTCAAAAGGTTTTTAATGGAACTGGAACTATTATCCACACAAACCTTGGAAGAAGTGTTTTCTCTAAAAAAATAGCTAAAAATATTTCTGACATTCTCTCATCTTATACAAATCTCGAATACAATATCGAAAGAGGGGAGAGGGGCAGTCGCTACGAAAACCTTGAAAAACTTATTTGTAAAGTTACACAGTGTGAGGGGGCTTTGGTGGTAAATAACAATGCTGGAGCTGTACTTTTGACACTAAACGAGTTTTCTCAAGGGAAGAATGCTATTATCTCAAGAGGGGAGCTTGTGGAGATTGGCGGAAGTTTTAGAGTGCCAGAGATTATAAAATTTTCTGGGGCTAGACTTTTGGAAGTAGGTACAACTAATAGAACTCACTTGGAAGATTATGAAAGTGCCATTGATGAAACAAGCGGAGTTTTGTTAAAAGTCCACACATCTAATTATAAGATAAAAGGTTTTACAAAAGATGTACCACTAGCTGATTTGGTGGAGCTTGGGAAGAAAAAAAATCTTTTGGTAATAGAGGATTTAGGTAGCGGTAACCTTATTGAGTTTACAAAATATGGGGTTATTCAAGAGCCAACTATAAAGAAAAGCCTAGAGTGTGGAGCTAGTCTTGTGATGTTTAGTGGAGACAAGCTTTTAGGTGGTTGCCAAGCTGGGATAATTGTTGGGAAAAAACATCTGATTGATAGGCTTAAGAAAAATCAATTTTTAAGAACTATAAGGGTGGATAAAATAACTATCGCTATTTTGGAAAATATTTTTAGGGCTTATCTTGATGAAAAAGAGGCTGTAAAAAATATCCCTACCCTTAGAATGATTACAGAAGATAAAAAAGATGTAGAAAAGAAAGCCTACAAACTTTCAAAGCTTTTAAATAATAAAAATATCTCTCACAGTGTAATACCTACTAAAGCCACAATCGGTGGTGGAAGTATGCCTGAGGAGGAGATAGAGAGTTTTGGTATAGAGTTTAAGGGGGATATTTCTCCAAATAGACTGGAAGAATATTTTAGAAAAAATCCTGTATCTATCATAGGTAGAATTGAAAAAAATCGTTTCTTTATAGATATGAAAACTATATTTGATGATGATATAGAGGAGCTTTCGGAGAATATAGAGAGGGTATTTTTGGAAAGAGGGATAAAATGA
- a CDS encoding L,D-transpeptidase family protein, giving the protein MLNKKFFLLIFTFCFALTFGKTKRPEIIVEKKYDNLIHENIKIDIKYGGEDLPKLLDYVFIKTLYARVRTEPFSDSPEIYHAPFNTKYLLLEKVKVGGNVWYKVKTPKGEGYIYEGSAILRTFRFEKMLTRIEEVEKFISGKNSEKVKLASTNSYLPNPFNKDMKRTKDKYGVSIDQNIVGVYKEENKEDIEIHIPDRSILSVEKIDGNYAEVKVENIKESPLRMPKKYLTYRPEISKGFKKAIVVDIDNQNLGAFEKVGDNWYLISYIYGKTGIESELGFETPRGSYIVPLLKYEMGYRGLYGEDAGIARYAIRFSGGGYLHGTPIEHDEKDNEDFFLLQKENGLGTFKGTRKCIRNTVSHSKFLFDWIMGDSKRNLNSNYQSPGENVIFIIF; this is encoded by the coding sequence GTGCTGAATAAAAAGTTTTTTTTACTAATTTTTACCTTTTGTTTTGCTTTAACTTTTGGTAAAACTAAAAGACCAGAGATAATAGTAGAAAAAAAATATGATAATTTAATACACGAAAATATAAAAATAGATATAAAATATGGTGGAGAAGATTTACCAAAACTTTTAGACTATGTATTTATAAAAACTCTCTATGCAAGGGTGAGGACTGAACCTTTTTCAGATTCACCAGAGATTTATCACGCTCCATTTAATACAAAATATCTTTTATTAGAAAAAGTAAAAGTTGGAGGAAATGTTTGGTACAAAGTTAAAACTCCAAAGGGAGAGGGGTATATATATGAGGGTTCTGCTATTCTTAGAACTTTTAGATTTGAAAAAATGCTTACAAGAATAGAAGAGGTTGAAAAATTTATAAGTGGTAAAAATAGTGAAAAGGTAAAACTTGCCTCTACAAACTCGTATCTTCCAAACCCATTTAATAAAGATATGAAAAGAACTAAGGATAAATACGGAGTTTCTATTGACCAAAATATAGTTGGTGTTTACAAGGAAGAAAACAAAGAGGATATAGAAATCCATATTCCTGATAGATCTATCCTTAGTGTAGAAAAAATAGATGGAAATTATGCTGAAGTTAAGGTTGAAAATATAAAAGAATCTCCTCTAAGAATGCCTAAAAAATATCTAACTTATAGACCTGAAATCTCAAAAGGATTTAAAAAAGCGATAGTTGTAGATATAGACAATCAAAACTTGGGAGCTTTTGAAAAAGTTGGAGATAACTGGTATTTGATTTCATATATCTACGGAAAAACTGGAATTGAAAGTGAGCTAGGCTTTGAAACTCCAAGAGGTTCTTACATTGTCCCTCTTCTAAAATATGAAATGGGATATAGAGGACTTTATGGGGAAGATGCTGGAATAGCTAGATATGCCATAAGATTTAGTGGTGGAGGATATCTTCACGGAACACCTATTGAACACGACGAGAAAGATAACGAGGATTTTTTCCTACTTCAAAAAGAAAATGGACTTGGAACATTTAAAGGTACAAGAAAATGTATAAGAAATACTGTTTCTCATTCAAAGTTTTTATTCGATTGGATAATGGGAGATTCTAAAAGAAATCTAAACTCTAACTACCAATCTCCTGGTGAGAATGTTATATTTATAATTTTCTAA
- the selB gene encoding selenocysteine-specific translation elongation factor: MKNIIIGTAGHIDHGKTTLIKYLTGIDTDRLPQEKEREMTIDIGFSYIRENDINIGIVDVPGHQKFIKNMLSGVSGINYVLFLIASDDGIMPQTVEHFEILKLLGIKSGMIILTKTDLVSKEKISELKSQIKERFKGSFLENFDILETSIKDIESFDRLKIKLLEDISKLQLENQNKDFLMYIDRSFTIKGVGAVVTGSVSSGKINLGDNIYLYPARKKLKIKSIENFGNRLETLEENCRGALNLGGVDYKEIKRGDFLYSDDSLISSDRIDIFLTSLENKTIKNNQKIRIYLGTDEVIGKILLFDKYKNGYIGQVVLEKEVFSFKNQLGIIRSYSPIVTLGGIKILDTKGQKISKKNSNYQIYIDRLKDIFDNKDFDKKDRENLKEKLIEQLKTFHTDNPLKKGIKPLELEKILSTDIGDILEDLSKENLIKIENNTVSLYDFKVKLTKEQKDLKEKIFKIYKNSGFYMVKYEIIENMLGDFYPKKEIEKIHRFMVENQMIVYLEEDRYILSGFFKEAQKRLVDYFSQEDNRKNGITLGGFRELLDTNRQSAISIINKLEKIKFLINRENTRFLREGF, from the coding sequence ATGAAAAATATAATTATCGGAACAGCTGGGCATATTGACCACGGCAAGACTACCCTTATAAAATATCTAACTGGTATTGATACAGATAGACTTCCCCAAGAAAAAGAGCGAGAGATGACTATTGATATAGGATTTTCTTACATAAGAGAGAACGATATAAATATAGGGATTGTTGATGTACCGGGACATCAAAAGTTTATAAAAAATATGTTAAGTGGTGTATCTGGGATAAATTATGTATTATTTCTTATAGCCTCAGATGACGGAATTATGCCACAGACTGTTGAACATTTTGAAATCTTAAAACTTTTAGGGATAAAGTCTGGAATGATAATCCTCACTAAGACTGATTTAGTAAGTAAAGAAAAAATATCGGAGTTAAAATCTCAGATAAAGGAGAGGTTTAAGGGAAGTTTTTTAGAAAATTTTGATATTTTGGAAACCTCTATAAAAGATATAGAGAGCTTTGATAGATTAAAAATAAAACTTTTGGAAGATATATCTAAGTTACAATTAGAAAATCAAAATAAAGATTTCTTAATGTATATTGATAGAAGTTTCACTATTAAAGGTGTAGGAGCTGTTGTTACTGGTAGCGTTTCATCTGGCAAAATAAACTTAGGAGATAATATCTACCTATACCCAGCTAGAAAAAAACTTAAGATAAAATCAATAGAAAACTTTGGAAACAGATTAGAAACTTTGGAGGAAAACTGCCGTGGAGCTTTAAATCTTGGAGGCGTTGATTACAAAGAGATAAAAAGAGGGGATTTTTTATATTCTGATGATAGTTTGATTTCTAGTGATAGGATTGATATATTTTTAACTTCCTTAGAAAACAAAACAATTAAAAACAATCAAAAAATAAGAATTTATCTAGGAACTGACGAAGTTATCGGAAAGATTTTACTTTTTGATAAATATAAAAATGGATATATAGGGCAAGTTGTCTTGGAAAAAGAGGTTTTTTCTTTTAAAAATCAACTGGGAATAATTAGAAGTTATTCGCCTATTGTTACACTTGGTGGTATAAAAATCCTAGATACCAAAGGGCAGAAAATATCAAAGAAAAATAGTAATTACCAAATCTATATTGATAGATTAAAAGATATTTTTGATAACAAAGACTTTGACAAAAAAGATAGGGAAAATCTAAAAGAAAAGCTTATAGAACAATTAAAAACTTTTCATACAGATAACCCTTTAAAAAAAGGTATAAAACCTTTGGAGCTAGAAAAGATACTCTCAACTGACATAGGGGATATTTTGGAAGATTTATCAAAAGAAAACCTTATAAAGATAGAAAATAACACTGTATCTCTGTATGATTTTAAGGTAAAACTTACTAAGGAGCAGAAAGATTTAAAAGAAAAAATTTTTAAAATTTATAAAAATTCTGGATTTTATATGGTAAAATATGAGATAATAGAAAATATGCTAGGGGATTTTTATCCTAAAAAAGAGATAGAGAAAATCCACAGATTTATGGTAGAAAATCAAATGATAGTATATTTAGAAGAGGACAGATATATTTTATCAGGATTTTTTAAAGAGGCACAAAAAAGGCTTGTAGACTATTTCTCACAAGAGGATAATAGAAAAAATGGTATCACTCTTGGGGGATTTAGAGAACTTCTCGACACAAACCGTCAAAGTGCCATAAGCATAATAAATAAGCTAGAAAAAATAAAATTTTTAATCAATAGAGAAAATACAAGATTTCTTAGAGAGGGATTTTAA